The Rhodocytophaga rosea genome has a segment encoding these proteins:
- a CDS encoding PQQ-dependent sugar dehydrogenase, producing the protein MYIILALTLHVSNSSNVAAQLPPGGFSSAVISTEYKEAVGLTFSKDGNDMFVWERTGKVWVVNNNQKQLLLDISPEVGSWHDHGMLGFALHPQFETNGFFYVLYVVDRHYLMTAGTASYKPATNEYFTATIGRLTQYTATKTGNIFSVDPASRKILIGQSRTTGIPILSKTHGVGTLLFGSDGTLLISTGDGASPSSADVGSASESYYSRALADGIITPLHDVGSLRSQMLESLNGKILRIDPLTGEGIASNPFYEPSNPNSVRSRIWALGLRNPFRVTLKPGTGSIDRIAANPGVLYVGDVGWNTWEEINVVTKPGMNFGWPIFEGLEAQEIYSNTKTSNPYTPNPLFLTNNCSQQYFTFQDLIKQTTASGVVSFKNPCDNSQSLPASVQTFIHSRPIIDWKHGTGPSRTGIFNGEAAAMINIGASGSPVTGPQFGGSSSTGGVFYTGNDFPPEYKNTYFHGDYGLGWIRNISLTGDDKPVSVKNFISTGASVVSMATHPTLGGLFYIHLGIDGAEIRRIYYGASRPPVPVATMDKFYGPSPLQVQFTGSNSTDPENSALTYEWNFGDGTAVSTLANPTHTFIAPAGIPAKYIITLKVTNNKGISAVNNTLFVSVNNTPQRLPSQAR; encoded by the coding sequence TTGTATATCATACTAGCCCTTACCTTACATGTATCCAATTCCTCTAATGTAGCAGCTCAGCTTCCTCCCGGTGGATTCTCTTCAGCTGTAATCTCCACTGAATATAAAGAGGCAGTAGGGCTCACCTTTAGTAAGGATGGCAACGATATGTTTGTGTGGGAACGTACCGGTAAAGTATGGGTGGTGAATAACAATCAAAAACAGTTATTGCTGGATATTAGCCCGGAAGTAGGCAGCTGGCACGACCATGGTATGCTTGGTTTTGCCTTACATCCGCAATTTGAAACCAATGGTTTTTTTTATGTACTGTATGTGGTAGACCGGCACTACTTAATGACCGCCGGAACTGCTTCGTATAAGCCTGCTACAAATGAATATTTTACTGCTACCATTGGCAGGCTTACCCAATATACAGCTACAAAAACCGGAAATATATTCAGCGTTGATCCGGCAAGCAGAAAAATTCTGATCGGCCAAAGCAGAACTACCGGCATTCCAATACTGAGTAAAACCCATGGGGTGGGTACCTTGTTATTTGGCAGTGATGGCACCTTGCTTATATCAACCGGCGATGGGGCAAGTCCTTCTTCGGCTGATGTAGGCAGTGCTTCAGAAAGTTATTATTCCAGAGCACTGGCTGATGGTATTATTACTCCCCTGCATGATGTAGGCTCTCTCCGGTCTCAGATGCTGGAATCCCTCAACGGAAAAATTTTACGCATAGACCCGCTTACCGGAGAAGGTATTGCCAGTAATCCGTTTTATGAACCCTCGAATCCAAATTCGGTACGTTCCAGAATATGGGCTTTAGGCTTGCGGAATCCTTTCCGGGTAACTTTAAAACCAGGTACCGGAAGTATCGACCGCATAGCAGCCAACCCGGGTGTGTTGTATGTAGGGGATGTTGGCTGGAATACCTGGGAAGAAATTAATGTAGTAACCAAACCAGGAATGAATTTTGGATGGCCCATTTTTGAAGGATTAGAAGCGCAGGAAATATACAGCAATACCAAAACATCAAACCCGTATACTCCCAATCCCTTATTTCTGACCAATAATTGCAGTCAGCAGTATTTTACTTTTCAGGACCTGATCAAACAAACGACTGCCAGTGGAGTAGTTAGTTTCAAAAATCCCTGTGATAACTCGCAAAGTCTGCCTGCTTCTGTACAAACATTTATTCACAGCCGGCCAATTATAGACTGGAAACATGGAACTGGTCCTTCGCGGACAGGAATTTTCAATGGAGAAGCGGCAGCTATGATTAATATTGGTGCTTCAGGCTCTCCGGTAACAGGCCCTCAGTTTGGAGGGAGTTCTTCTACAGGAGGTGTTTTTTATACTGGAAATGATTTTCCGCCAGAGTACAAAAATACTTATTTCCATGGCGATTATGGGCTTGGATGGATTCGCAATATTTCCCTGACAGGCGATGATAAACCGGTTTCTGTTAAAAACTTTATCAGTACCGGCGCTTCTGTGGTATCCATGGCCACTCATCCTACCCTGGGCGGACTGTTTTATATACACTTGGGAATAGATGGCGCAGAAATCAGGCGGATTTATTATGGTGCCAGCCGTCCGCCGGTACCTGTTGCTACGATGGATAAATTCTATGGACCGAGTCCCTTGCAGGTGCAATTTACCGGCAGTAACTCTACTGACCCAGAAAATTCCGCTCTCACTTATGAATGGAATTTCGGAGATGGAACGGCTGTAAGTACACTGGCTAATCCTACCCATACGTTTATAGCACCTGCCGGAATTCCAGCTAAATATATTATCACCTTAAAAGTAACCAATAACAAAGGCATCAGTGCTGTAAACAACACGTTGTTTGTATCTGTAAACAATACTCCCCAGCGGTTACCATCACAAGCCCGGTAG
- a CDS encoding nuclear transport factor 2 family protein, with protein sequence MKTGALTFLLFLPILLMAQSTKQVTEAFLQSFADAFNAHDVQAIISHMTDDCMFEASAGPAMDGEKFTGQLQVKKAFEQVFITFPDAHWGNSRHFIAGDRGFSEWIFTGTKSDGTKIEVTGCDLFTFKNGKIAIKNSYRKNRLPAK encoded by the coding sequence ATGAAAACAGGAGCTTTGACCTTTCTTTTATTTTTACCCATTTTACTTATGGCACAATCAACTAAGCAAGTTACAGAAGCGTTTCTCCAGTCTTTTGCTGATGCCTTTAATGCACATGATGTGCAGGCAATCATATCTCATATGACGGATGACTGTATGTTTGAGGCTTCGGCAGGGCCAGCTATGGACGGCGAAAAATTTACAGGGCAACTTCAAGTGAAGAAAGCATTTGAACAAGTATTTATAACCTTTCCTGATGCGCATTGGGGGAATTCCAGACACTTTATTGCAGGAGACAGAGGGTTTTCAGAATGGATTTTTACAGGTACAAAATCAGATGGAACTAAGATTGAAGTTACAGGATGCGATTTGTTTACATTTAAGAATGGTAAAATAGCCATTAAGAATTCTTACAGAAAAAACCGCCTGCCTGCAAAATAA